The DNA window ACATTAAAAGAgcaaatatatcatatctttttcttcttaAAGTGTAATATAACAACACAATTGCATATaactttatattatatttaaaattttgcaTCAGCACATATTTGTGTTATATgcttaatatttattatgtattattttaaaaattgtttggATTTAAAGACTTATCTAATCTTATAAATAACTCAATAAACACGGGTTCCGTGCTAATTGTTGGTATAAATCGTAGAAAAGATGATcagaatatattataaaattgccCAATAAGATAAATTTCTAAATTGAGATacatagaaataaaaataaagttattagatatattaaaatggatCATGAATTTAcctatattaaataaaaataatataaatttatgtaatttGAATAGAAAATGGAGTATGTAACTTAATTTGAAATACTATAATTTTAGAACaaactattatatattataagaaacaagtatataaaaatgtaatatatcttattaaataactatttatatacttttaaggagcatagtaataatataattttttattttttaggtttatacattatttaaGTTTTAGAAGGGTAATCATTAAAACataagatataaatatattcctttttatatttaaacataatataaagaaatattctttaatttcatcataaagtatattaatttttataataatgttataCCAGATGTTAGTAAGAatagtattttttgtataaaatgcATCACATATAAACACGGCAAAAGTGTATTAAAAAACCCTCTATTTAAGGTAATTTAGCTAATTGTcataaaataagtataatatgtttaacAAAAGATAATTGCTATGTAAAGATTTCAAGTAAAtacaacatatattttatgcaatatatataaatactatCATCCCACATAATCTCCAAATTATAACagaattttattataatgtcTAAGAAAGtggtatataatttttttaaataaaatatgttttttgcGTGAATTCATATGCTGGATCAcctataaattatattaattttcatttgattaatatttatattaatacgtttttttgtttaattcataaaatatattcgtAGTGTGAAGCAATTAAGTCGGCCaatgatttatttaaagTGGAAAAGAACGATTTAGGaagttttattaaatatgatgATTCATTGAAAGCTTATTGCCCTACCCCAAATCATCTGAATAAGCAAGAATGTACTTATTATGAACAAGTAGTTGCCTCTGCTTTTATAGCATTACTAACTTTATTTAAgaatgatgatgatgatgagGAGGATGTTTTAGAAGATGATAAACTTGCTGAATACGCTATTTTATGGTtatgttataaaattaatcaaGAGACGCATAAATTTagcaatttaaataaattttataataaatatataatgaataatgagaaaaatattaaggAATCGAATGGTGCTGAAGCTTATAAAAGTTATAaggatattataaataataaaatatgttcgaatactattaatattaaagaaaCGTCTAAACTTTATGAAGCATTTGaaattttatgtaaaatgtataatgaACTTGATGATGACGCCAAAAATTGTACAAAATGTTTGGAAGATgcaaataaatttgtttcaaaatatgaagATCTTAACAAAGATTCTAATATtactaaaaataatcaCTATTATCAAGTAtggaatatattatcaactggttatgataattttaaaaagaaatgtgTTAATGATCAATCTAGCTTTCCATCTCTTCCACCACTTCCAACGATTGAGCAAATACAACTTCCTGCAAAATGTTCTGAAGAACTTTCTATACAACCTACTGTACTAAGTCCTGACGCTGCATCATCAAGTTCGTCTATAGCAAGCAAATTAATTCCAGCCTTATTGATATTCGCAATACCAGTTTTCTTGGGAATTTCTTATAaggtaaataataagaatttaaaaatataatatttaaaaactaTTTTCGTGATTCCTTATATATGATTATCAaataacatataatatgtttccatttttatattagtattcattatttggatTTGATAAACGGGCTCATAGACAATATttaagagaaaaaataaaaaaaataaagaagaaaataaatcttaatatataattcaaaattaGTGATTATTCCAGGAATCGTAATAATGATTGACATATGTTAAGAAATTACCTATTTGGAAATAAGTAATTTTTTACCATAATTTTGGAACAAAATTTTTgggtttataaaaatatttaaataatgtaatcaataaaatataaagctagatatgtatatttattgtattttgcatattttatatgatttttatGTTGTGGGTCAGGGTTAAGATTGTGTCTGTGGAACTCATGTATAGGTTATGGTTAAGTACTAGATGTATTTAATtaagtataatttttaataatttgataaCATTTATTAGTTTAAAGAactgttttaaatatatataggaaataagttattaaaaatatgtatagggaaaattataataattgcaTTTCGTATTAACATAACTTAATGGTAAATGTGTTGAActatgtattttttgttaatttggGGTTAATAGTTTATGTAtcaaattatcaaaaattgAAATCGATATAGAAAGATGGATCGAAAATATCGATTTGGTTATAGAATCGATGttgatttaaataattacacCATTTAATATGAGAAACTGATGAAGAATGATAAGaattgcaaaaaaataatatattatgatttCAACCAAAAAATATCTAAAATGAGTTCCTCTACCAATACTGGCTGTATCGTAtgataaatgaaaaagtaaTGGATATAAGAAAGAAGTTGTTAAGTTGATGAGAAAATggaattatatacataaaatgcCATGGAGGTCGATTCTgtacatttattaattaattttttttttataaaagaaaaaacgattatttatatgataaatttaatagGTTCTGTtttatgttaaaaatataaggtttagtatttaaaatacaatataaagttcatacaataataaataaaccaTATTGCATTTAttagtataaataattcgGGTTTTAATATATGGGAGTCATATCAAGGCTCGCTCacctatttttataaaaaaaatataaaatattattaaatgatattaaaGATTTGAGAAGTATAGCAAATAAGAACGCATTTAgatgcaaataataatttttgataattgtTTTTCATATGTTTGCATAAATTGATTTACAATATAATGCatctaatattttattaccataattaatatatattaatttgcATGTAGacatacaaaaataaaaatatatgtttataaagtatcaaaaatgttattaaaTGAGCCTTTAAGATACACTAAAAacttattcatataaaatatgtaaaaaatattttaggttgaattttttcataaatgtATTGGTTttataatcaaaataatgtattttGTACGAAAATGGGattatatttgaaaaaaacataaacataaaaatttaaacagTTGCATATTACATCTTTGTTGGCAGcagttattatatatttatataattatgtatgTATGTAAATTAGTggaataatttatttatattttaaatattaaaaataattttgttatatttaacATAATGGTtcaaataaacaaaaatattcacgaccaaatatatatatttttatgcatttaaaatatattatttatttatattaaagtaaaagtaaaatatataattttgtcaTAATCGCAGGATCGTAAATTTGTGGATGATTTAAAATAGAAACAacata is part of the Plasmodium chabaudi chabaudi strain AS genome assembly, chromosome: 6 genome and encodes:
- a CDS encoding CIR protein, which codes for MSKKVCEAIKSANDLFKVEKNDLGSFIKYDDSLKAYCPTPNHLNKQECTYYEQVVASAFIALLTLFKNDDDDEEDVLEDDKLAEYAILWLCYKINQETHKFSNLNKFYNKYIMNNEKNIKESNGAEAYKSYKDIINNKICSNTINIKETSKLYEAFEILCKMYNELDDDAKNCTKCLEDANKFVSKYEDLNKDSNITKNNHYYQVWNILSTGYDNFKKKCVNDQSSFPSLPPLPTIEQIQLPAKCSEELSIQPTVLSPDAASSSSSIASKLIPALLIFAIPVFLGISYKYSLFGFDKRAHRQYLREKIKKIKKKINLNI